In Canis lupus dingo isolate Sandy chromosome 1, ASM325472v2, whole genome shotgun sequence, a single genomic region encodes these proteins:
- the LOC112644953 gene encoding olfactory receptor 5-like translates to MESSLELGNMTRVQEFVLLGLSTRPGIRNALFAVFLTLYLLTLLENTLIIYLICSHSELHKPMYFFLGNLSCLEMCYVSVTMPSLLLGLWTGPCHVPFTACMTQLFFFIVLICTECTLLASMAYDRYVAICRPLHYPLLMRPQVCLGLALSSWIGGLLVSVVKTSCIASLSCCGPNVLNQFFCDVSPLLNLSCTHVALTELVDFISAIVIFCGTLLAALASYSAIVVAVLLMPSAAARRKAFSTCASHLIVVGIFYSAALFIYCRPSRIKSMDLNKVLSVIYTVVTPMCNPIIYCLRNKEVHVVLRKTLHWP, encoded by the coding sequence ATGGAGAGTTCTCTGGAGTTGGGCAACATGACCAGAGTCCAGGAGTTTGTCTTGCTGGGTTTGTCCACCAGGCCGGGCATAAGGAATGCCCTGTTTGCTGTCTTCCTGACCCTCTACCTGCTGACCCTCCTGGAAAACACCCTCATCATCTACCTCATCTGCAGTCACAGCGAGCTCCACAAGCCCATGTACTTCTTCTTGGGTAACCTGAGCTGCCTAGAGATGTGCTATGTGTCAGTGACCATGCCCAGTCTGCTCCTGGGGCTTTGGACTGGACCCTGCCATGTACCCTTCACAGCCTGCATGACCCAGCTCTTCTTCTTTATAGTCCTCATCTGCACGGAGTGCACCCTCCTGGCCtccatggcctatgaccgctacgTGGCCATCTGCCGCCCACTCCACTACCCACTGCTCATGAGGCCCCAGGTCTGCCTGGGCTTGGCCTTGTCTTCATGGATTGGGGGGCTGCTGGTCTCAGTGGTCAAGACATCTTGCATTGCCAGCCTGTCCTGCTGTGGCCCCAATGTCCTCAACCAATTTTTCTGTGATGTCTCCCCTCTGCTCAACCTGTCTTGCACCCACGTGGCCCTGACGGAGCTGGTGGACTTCATCTCTGCCATCGTCATCTTCTGTGGAACACTGTTGGCAGCATTAGCCTCCTACTCAGCCATCGTGGTGGCTGTGCTCCTCATGCCATCAGCCGCTGCCCGACGCAAGGCCTTTTCCACCTGTGCCTCCCACCTGATTGTGGTGGGCATCTTCTACTCAGCAGCCCTCTTCATCTACTGCCGTCCCAGCCGTATCAAATCCATGGACCTCAACAAGGTGCTGTCAGTCATCTACACGGTAGTCACGCCCATGTGCAACCCCATCATCTACTGCCTGAGGAACAAAGAGGTCCATGTGGTGCTTCGGAAAACTCTCCACTGGCCTTGA
- the LOC112643667 gene encoding olfactory receptor 10A7-like, which translates to MPTAWAPPGAPEAPPCANQSCVPSELVLLGFAHVPALRPLLATLFLAMFLLTLLGNALIVLLTALDPALRAPMYLFLRHLALVEMCFSLDIVPQLLLTLLRPGRGVSPAGCALQLLLVLSCVTSECFLLTTMAWDRYVAICRPLRYGAIVSPRLCHLLAATCWLAGVPVSLVFTIWLFRFPFCGPRGIRHFFCDIAPLLSLVCADTRVFEANVLAATVLVIMVPFCLIAASYTKILATVLRMPSARGRHKALSTCASHFVVVLLFYGTTGVIHLRPKASYSPESKQVVSLSYTLVTPMLNPLIYSLRNKEVRAALGRVCCHGQESGPHE; encoded by the coding sequence ATGCCGACCGCCTGggcccccccgggcgcccccgaaGCCCCCCCCTGCGCCAACCAGAGCTGCGTCCCCAGTGAGCTGGTCCTGCTGGGCTTCGCGCACGTGCCCGCGCTGCGGCCGCTGCTCGCCACGCTCTTCCTGGCCATGTTCCTGCTCACGCTGCTGGGCAACGCGCTCATCGTGCTGCTGACCGCCCTGGACCCGGCCCTGCGCGCGCCCATGTACCTGTTCCTGCGCCACCTGGCCCTGGTGGAGATGTGCTTCTCGCTGGACATCGTGCCGCAGCTGCTTCTGACCCTGCTGCGGCCCGGGCGGGGCGTGTCTCCCGCCGGCTGCGCCCTGCAGCTGCTGCTGGTGTTGTCCTGCGTCACGTCCGAGTGCTTCCTCCTGACGACCATGGCCTGGGACCGCTACGTGGCCATCTGCAGGCCTCTGCGCTATGGCGCCATCGTGAGCCCGCGGCTCTGCCACCTGCTGGCCGCCACGTGCTGGCTGGCTGGCGTCCCTGTGTCTCTGGTCTTCACCATCTGGCTGTTCCGCTTCCCCTTCTGCGGGCCCCGAGGCATCCGCCACTTCTTCTGTGACATCGCGCCTCTGCTGAGCCTGGTGTGTGCAGACACCAGAGTCTTCGAGGCCAACGTGTTGGCGGCCACGGTGCTGGTTATCATGGTTCCCTTCTGTCTGATAGCCGCGTCCTACACCAAGATTCTGGCCACCGTGCTGCGGATGCCATCTGCCAGGGGGCGCCACAAGGCCCTGTCCACGTGCGCCTCTCACTTCGTCGTGGTGCTTCTGTTTTATGGCACCACGGGGGTCATCCACTTGCGACCCAAGGCCAGCTACTCCCCGGAGAGCAAGCAGGTGGTGTCCTTGTCCTACACCCTGGTAACCCCCATGCTCAACCCCCTCATCTACAGCCTTCGAAACAAGGAGGTGAGGGCTGCCCTGGGACGCGTGTGTTGCCATGGCCAGGAATCTGGACCCCATGAATGA